From the genome of Odocoileus virginianus isolate 20LAN1187 ecotype Illinois chromosome 16, Ovbor_1.2, whole genome shotgun sequence, one region includes:
- the SERINC4 gene encoding serine incorporator 4 — protein MVGAKAVTSPNTSLRLAPQRRGVNSVIVSPPFYQVSCCGPAPCTCCCPSRWPALTESPCSRLFYILLHVGTSAVCCLLLSRTVMERVWGKAHGIQMPSGLCAHLFGLSHCPVLSGSGAVYRVCAGTATFHLLQAVLLIDLHSRTSLRAQLHNSFWLLKLLFLLGLCAVAFCIPDDHLFPAWHYIGICGGFTFILLQLVLITAFAHSWNKNWQTGAAQDCRWLLAVLLTTLGFYSMAGAAAVLLFQHYTHPAGCLLNKMLLSLHLCFCGLLSFLSIAPCIRLKQPRSGLLQASIISCYIMYLTFSALSSRPPESVILQGQNHTLCLPGLSKMESHTPDTSLAMMSAGIMYACVLFACNEASYLAEVFGPLWIVKVYSYEFQKPSLCFCCPETVEPEEGPSSVAARPADQETSPAPPVQVQQLSYSYSAFHFVFFLASLYVMVTLTNWFSYEGAELEKTFTTGSWATFWVKVASCWACVLLYLGLLLAPFCWSPTPDPQHPIFRRHCHRVSIAK, from the exons ATGGTGGGTGCAAAAGCGGTCACAAGTCCCAACACCTCCCTCCGCCTGGCACCGCAACGCAGGGGAGTCAACAGTGTCATAGTGAGTCCTCCCTTCTACCAG GTGTCCTGCTGCGGGCCTGCTCCCTGTACCTGCTGCTGCCCTTCTAGGTGGCCCGCTCTCACAGAGTCTCCCTGCAGCCGCCTCTTCTACATCCTCCTCCACGTGGGCACCTCAGCAGTCTGCTGCCTCCTGCTGTCAAGGACAGTGATGGAAAGAGTCTGGGGCAAGGCACATGGG ATCCAGATGCCCTCAGGGCTGTGTGCCCATCTGTTTGGCCTCTCTCACTGCCCAGTGCTTAGCGGCTCTGGGGCTGTATACCGAGTATGTGCAGGAACTGCCACCTTCCACCTGCTGCAGGCTGTGCTGCTGATCGACCTCCACTCCCGCACCAGCCTAAGAGCACAGCTACACAATAG TTTCTGGCTCCTCAAGCTGCTATTCCTGCTAGGTCTCTGTGCTGTTGCCTTCTGCATCCCTGATGATCATCTCTTTCCAG CCTGGCATTACATTGGCATATGTGGCGGCTTCACATTCATCCTGCTGCAGCTGGTGCTTATTACTGCCTTTGCTCATTCCTGGAACAAGAACTG GCAAACAGGTGCAGCCCAAGACTGTCGCTGGCTCCTCGCTGTGCTGCTGACCACCCTAGGATTCTACAGCATGGCAGGTGCAGCAGCCGTGCTCCTGTTCCAACACTACACGCACCCAGCTGGCTGCCTGCTCAACAAGATGCTGCTTAGTCTGCACCTTTGTTTCTGtggcctcctctccttcctctccatcGCTCCCTGCATCCGCCTCA AGCAACCTCGCTCTGGCCTTCTACAAGCCTCTATCATCAGCTGCTATATCATGTACCTGACATTCTCTGCGCTGTCCAGCCGTCCTCCAGAGAGTG TAATCCTTCAAGGACAGAATCACACTCTGTGCCTGCCTGGCCTGAGTAAAATGGAATCCCACACACCAGATACTTCTCTGGCAATGATGAGTGCTGGCATCATGTATGCTTGCGTGCTTTTTGCTTG CAACGAGGCTTCTTACCTGGCTGAGGTATTTGGGCCCTTGTGGATTGTCAAGGTTTACAGCTATGAGTTCCAG aagccCTCGCTCTGTTTCTGCTGCCCTGAAACAGTGGAGCCAGAGGAAG ggccaAGCAGTGTGGCTGCCAGGCCAGCTGACCAAGAGACCTCTCCAGCTCCTCCAGTGCAAGTCCAGCAGCTTTCCTATAGCTATTCTGCCTTCCACTTCGTCTTCTTCCTTGCATCACTTTATGTCATGGTTACCCTCACCAACTGGTTCAG CTATGAGGGAGCAGAGCTGGAAAAGACCTTCACCACAGGTAGCTGGGCTACCTTCTGGGTCAAGGTTGCGTCATGCTGGGCCTGTGTACTCCTCTATCTGGGGCTGCTACTAGCACCATTCTGTTGGTCCCCAACCCCGGACCCCCAGCATCCTATCTTCAGGCGACATTGTCATCGTGTCAGTATTGCCAAATGA
- the SERF2 gene encoding small EDRK-rich factor 2 — protein sequence MTRGNQRELARQKNMKKQSDSVKGKRRDDGLSAAARKQRDSEIMQQKQKKANEKKEEPK from the exons ATGACCC gcgGTAACCAGCGCGAGCTCGCCCGCCAGAAGAACATGAAAAAGCAGAGCGACTCGGTTAAGGGAAAGCGCCGAGATGACGGGCTTTCTGCTGCCGCCCGCAAGCAGAG GGACTCGGAGATCATGCAGCAGAAGCAGAAAAAGGCAAACGAGAAGAAGGAGGAACCCAAGTAG
- the HYPK gene encoding huntingtin-interacting protein K isoform X1, with translation MATEGDVELELETETSGPERPPEKPRKHDSGAADLERVTDYAEEKEIQSSNLETAMSVIGDRRSREQKAKQEREKELAKVTIKKEDLELIMTEMEISRAAAERSLREHMGNVVEALIALTN, from the exons ATGGCGACGGAGGGGGACGTGGAGTTGGAGTTGGAGACAGAGACGAGCGGTCCGGAGCGGCCTCCGGAGAAGCCACGGAAGCATGACAGTGGTGCGGCGGACCTGGAGCGAGTCACCGACTATGCGGAAGAGAAGGAGATCCAGAGTTCCAATCTGGAGACG GCTATGTCCGTGATTGGAGATAGACGGTCCCGGGAGCAGAAAGCCAAACAGGAGCG ggagaaggaactggcaaaaGTCACCATCAAGAAGGAAGATCTGGAGCTGATA ATGACAGAGATGGAGATCTCCCGAGCAGCAGCAGAACGGAGCTTGAGGGAACACATGGGCAACGTGGTGGAAGCTCTTATTGCCCTAACCAACTGA
- the MFAP1 gene encoding microfibrillar-associated protein 1, producing the protein MSVPSSLMKQPPIQSTAGAVPVRNEKGEISMEKVKVKRYVSGKRPDYAPMESSDEEDEEFQFIKKAKEQEAEPEEQEEDSSSDPRLRRLQNRISEDVEERLARHRKIVEPEVVGESDSEVEGDPWRMEREDSSEEEEEEIDEEEIERRRGMMRQRAQERKNEELEVMEVEDEGRSGEESESESEYEEYTDSEDEMEPRLKPVFIRKKDRVTVQEREAEALKQKELEQEAKHMAEERRKYTLKIVEEETKKELEENKRSLAALDALNTDDENDEEEYEAWKVRELKRIKRDREDREALEKEKAEIERMRNLTEEERRAELRANGKVITNKAVKGKYKFLQKYYHRGAFFMDEDEEVYKRDFSAPTLEDHFNKTILPKVMQVKNFGRSGRTKYTHLVDQDTTSFDSAWGQESAQNTKFFKQKAAGVRDVFERPSAKKRKTT; encoded by the exons ATGTCGGTCCCAAGCTCACTCATGAAGCAACCGCCTATTCAGTCAACGGCTGGGGCCGTCCCGGTTCGCAATGAGAAAG GTGAGATTTCGATGGAAAAAGTGAAGGTAAAACGTTATGTGTCGGGAAAGAGGCCAGACTATGCCCCTATGGAGTCCTCAGATGAGGAGGATGAAGAGTTTCAATTCATTAAGAAAGCCAAAGAACAAGAAGCAGAGCCGGAGGAACAGGAGGAGGATTCATCTAGTGACCCTCGGCTGCGGCGTTTGCAGAACCGTATTAGTGAAGACGTGGAGGAGAG GTTGGCTCGACACCGGAAAATAGTGGAACCTGAAGTGGTTGGAGAAAGTGACTCCGAAGTAGAAGGAGATCCTTGGCGCATGGAACGAGAAGATAGcagtgaagaagaggaagaagagattgATGAAGAG GAGATAGAGCGGCGCCGTGGCATGATGCGCCAAAGAGCacaggagagaaaaaatgaagagctGGAAGTCATGGAGGTGGAAGACGAGGGACGTTCTGGGGAGGAGTCCGAATCAGAGTCTGAGTATGAGGAGTACACAGACAGTGAGGATGAGATGGAGCCTCGCCTTAAGCCAGTCTTCATTCGGAA GAAGGACCGGGTGACGGTTCAAGAACGTGAGGCTGAAGCATTGAAACAGAAGGAGCTGGAACAGGAGGCCAAACACATGGCTGAGGAGAGACGCAAGTACACACTCAAG ATTGTAGAGGAGGAAACCAAGAAAGAGCTGGAGGAGAACAAGCGGTCTCTGGCTGCCCTGGATGCACTCAATActgatgatgaaaatgatgaGGAGGAATATGAGGCCTGGAAAGTTCGGGAGTTAAAGAGAATCAAGAGggacagagaagacagagaagc ACTTgagaaggagaaagcagaaatTGAACGAATGAGAAACCTAACTGAGGAAGAGAGGCGAGCTGAGCTTCGGGCAAATGGCAAAGTCATCACCAACAAAGCCGTTAAGGGCAAATACAAGTTCCTACAGAAGTATTATCACCGGGGTGCCTTCTTCATG GATGAGGATGAAGAAGTATACAAGAGAGATTTCAGCGCACCTACCCTGGAGGATCATTTCAACAAAACCATTCTTCCCAAAGTCATGCAG GTCAAGAACTTTGGACGCTCTGGTCGTACCAAATACACCCACCTCGTGGATCAAGACACCACCTCCTTTGACTCAGCATGGGGCCAAGAGAGTGCCCAAAATACAAAGTTCTTTAAACAAAAGGCAGCCGGGGTACGAGATGTATTTGAACGACCATCTGCCAAGAAGCGGAAAACTACTTAG
- the HYPK gene encoding huntingtin-interacting protein K isoform X2 codes for MATEGDVELELETETSGPERPPEKPRKHDSGAADLERVTDYAEEKEIQSSNLETGEGTGKSHHQEGRSGADSE; via the exons ATGGCGACGGAGGGGGACGTGGAGTTGGAGTTGGAGACAGAGACGAGCGGTCCGGAGCGGCCTCCGGAGAAGCCACGGAAGCATGACAGTGGTGCGGCGGACCTGGAGCGAGTCACCGACTATGCGGAAGAGAAGGAGATCCAGAGTTCCAATCTGGAGACG ggagaaggaactggcaaaaGTCACCATCAAGAAGGAAGATCTGGAGCTGATAGTGAGTAG